The proteins below come from a single Miscanthus floridulus cultivar M001 chromosome 1, ASM1932011v1, whole genome shotgun sequence genomic window:
- the LOC136536091 gene encoding probable glutathione S-transferase GSTU6 produces the protein MAGGDDLKLLGLWSSPFVLRVQLALSLKGLSYEYIEEEALVNKGELLLKYNPVHKKVPVLIHNGKPVCESRVILQYIDEAFAGIGPSLLPADPYERAVARFWAAYIDDTMLPVWNKSSMGKTEEEMAEGKKQSLATAGVLEGALRDCGKGKPFFGGDSAGYVDVVLGGLLGWVRASDELHGVKPFDPERTPLLAAWSERFGALEAVEPVVPDVSRLVEFGKMWKARLAAAAAGASN, from the exons atggccggaggagacgacctGAAGCTGCTCGGCTTGTGGTCGAGCCCGTTCGTGCTGCGGGTGCAACTCGCTCTCAGCCTCAAGGGCCTGAGCTACGAGTACATCGAGGAGGAGGCTCTCGTCAACAAGGGCGAGCTCCTCCTCAAGTACAACCCCGTCCACAAAAAGGTACCCGTGCTCATCCACAACGGGAAGCCCGTCTGCGAGTCGCGGGTCATCCTGCAATACATCGACGAGGCCTTTGCCGGCATCGGCCCGTCCCTCCTCCCTGCCGACCCCTACGAACGCGCCGTCGCTCGCTTCTGGGCCGCCTACATCGATGACACG ATGCTGCCCGTTTGGAACAAGTCGTCGATGGGCAAGACGGAGGAGGAGATGGCTGAGGGAAAGAAGCAGTCGCTCGCCACGGCGGGGGTCCTAGAGGGAGCGCTGAGGGACTGCGGCAAAGGGAAGCCCTTCTTCGGTGGCGACAGCGCCGGGTACGTGGACGTCGTGCTCGGCGGCCTGCTCGGGTGGGTCCGCGCATCGGATGAGCTGCACGGCGTCAAGCCCTTCGACCCCGAACGGACTCCGCTCCTGGCGGCGTGGTCGGAGCGTTTCGGCGCACTGGAAGCCGTGGAGCCGGTGGTGCCCGACGTGAGCAGGCTGGTTGAGTTCGGCAAGATGTGGAAGGCACGTCTAGCGGCTGCGGCCGCCGGTGCAAGCAACTGA